Proteins from a genomic interval of Denticeps clupeoides chromosome 20, fDenClu1.1, whole genome shotgun sequence:
- the LOC114770486 gene encoding uncharacterized protein LOC114770486, which yields MSLLRLLCSCCCPQGPADPGERERLLQNTPESARQFRPSANDGHGRTGRFTARHVGVAELDQRFEDAAETFNLQQGHHEAMTEHLNALRDSYNCPRDASLSECIRRIKDEHNASNVILYMRGYEFSLVVGSGGEVPVKLKAAQERVKALCQATKAVVAAGTKLQQMIGWLLQSEHQLTRQVLDVAPAYQEKRRLEDNLKENLQESRRANEHSSRYREEAGKLLNEAALLSGVNP from the exons ATGTCGCTCCTGCGCCTGCTGtgctcctgctgctgtcccCAAGGTCCCGCGGATCCCGGTGAG AGGGAACGTCTCCTGCAGAACACGCCAGAGTCTGCCAGGCAGTTCCGGCCGTCGGCAAACG ACGGCCACGGGCGGACTGGCAGGTTCACGGCGCGGCACGTGGGTGTGGCTGAACTTGACCAACGCTTCGAGGACGCGGCCGAGACGTTCAACCTGCAGCAGGGTCACCATGAGGCCATGACGGAGCACCTGAATGCGCTCAGGGACAGCTACAACTGTCCCCGTGATGCCAGCCTGTCAGAGTGCATAAGGAGAATCAAGGACGAGCATA atgCATCTAACGTCATTCTTTACATGAGGGGTTACGAGTTCTCCCTGGTGGTGGGGTCCGGTGGAGAGGTGCCTGTTAAGCTGAAGGCAGCGCAGGAGAGAGTCAAAGCCCTGTGCCAGGCTACAAAGGCTGTGGTCGCAGCAGGTACCAAGCTCCAGCAGATGATTGGCTGGCTGCTCCAGAGCGAGCATCAGCTGACCCGCCAGGTGCTGGACGTGGCGCCCGCATACCAGGAGAAGCGCAGGCTGGAAGACAACCTGAAGGAGAACCTCCAGGAGTCCCGGCGGGCGAACGAGCATTCGTCCCGCTACAGAGAGGAGGCTGGGAAATTGCTGAACGAGGCTGCCCTGCTGTCAGGGGTCAACCCCTGA